From a single Actinomyces viscosus genomic region:
- a CDS encoding CBU_0592 family membrane protein has product MNDVLSSLISIGGWIGAAELLVAYFLVSKGTIAGDSLKYQALNITGSVLLTINCANSGAWPSVIANAFYLLVGINILFTVKRAYIAQLSRRQREELRSRMHLHRRHSPVSPVISTGFVEQA; this is encoded by the coding sequence GTGAACGACGTGCTCTCCTCCCTCATCTCTATCGGCGGCTGGATCGGTGCCGCTGAGCTCCTCGTGGCCTACTTCCTGGTCTCCAAGGGCACGATCGCGGGCGACTCACTGAAGTACCAGGCCCTCAACATCACCGGCTCCGTGCTGCTGACCATCAACTGCGCGAACTCCGGGGCCTGGCCCAGCGTCATCGCCAACGCCTTCTACCTCCTGGTGGGCATCAACATCCTGTTCACGGTGAAGCGGGCCTACATCGCCCAGCTCTCCCGGCGGCAGAGGGAGGAGCTGCGATCCCGGATGCACCTGCACCGACGCCACTCCCCCGTCTCCCCCGTCATCTCAACCGGCTTCGTCGAGCAGGCCTGA
- a CDS encoding glycosyltransferase produces MHRLRREEDGQTLLLGVGLICVVLAMLFVAASATAVYLDLKTLTSLADSAAAAGADGVDGDPYYEGEGSDTAPGALTDAAVSAKAAADLSAQPAAARLAGVAIVSARAADSRTAVVTLQARSRPPFLPWGIIPAEGFTITATGSARMTTTQ; encoded by the coding sequence ATGCATCGGCTGCGCCGGGAGGAGGACGGCCAGACGCTGCTGCTGGGAGTCGGCCTCATCTGCGTTGTCCTCGCGATGCTGTTCGTCGCGGCCTCGGCGACCGCCGTCTACCTCGACCTCAAGACCCTCACCTCGCTGGCGGACTCGGCCGCGGCCGCGGGTGCGGACGGTGTGGATGGGGACCCGTACTACGAGGGTGAGGGGAGCGATACGGCGCCCGGCGCCCTGACTGACGCGGCGGTGAGTGCCAAGGCGGCCGCCGACCTGTCTGCCCAGCCTGCGGCGGCCAGGCTGGCGGGAGTCGCGATCGTCAGCGCCCGGGCCGCGGACAGCCGGACCGCTGTGGTGACGCTCCAGGCCCGCTCCCGCCCGCCCTTCCTGCCCTGGGGGATCATCCCGGCCGAGGGCTTCACCATCACTGCGACCGGTTCGGCCCGGATGACGACGACGCAGTGA
- the prfB gene encoding peptide chain release factor 2: MATDFSAEIERLRHTYASIAAVTDPEALRARIAELSEQASAPDLWDDPDSAQVVTSALSHAQADLKRVESLGERIEDLEAMVELAGEEEGDDAAEILAEAESDLTAISKDLSDLEIRTLLSGEYDPRDAVVTIRSGAGGVDAADFAEMLLRMYTRWAERHEYPVKVLNTSYAEEAGLKSVTFEVHAPYAYGTLSVEGGTHRLVRISPFDNQGRRQTSFAAVEVIPLIESTDHIDIPETDIRIDVFRSSGPGGQSVNTTDSAVRITHLPTGLVVSMQDEKSQIQNRAAAMRVLQSRLLLLKQQEEDAKKKELAGDVKASWGDQMRSYVLNPYQMVKDLRTNFEVGNPDSVFDGDIDGFIDAGIRWRKQQETAED; encoded by the coding sequence GTGGCCACTGACTTCTCCGCCGAGATCGAACGACTCCGACACACCTACGCCTCCATCGCCGCGGTGACCGACCCTGAGGCCCTGCGCGCCCGCATCGCCGAGCTCTCCGAGCAGGCCTCCGCCCCCGACCTGTGGGACGACCCCGACTCCGCCCAGGTGGTCACCTCCGCCCTGTCCCACGCCCAGGCCGACCTCAAGCGGGTCGAGAGCCTGGGGGAGCGCATCGAGGACCTCGAGGCCATGGTCGAGCTCGCCGGCGAGGAGGAGGGCGACGACGCCGCCGAGATCCTCGCCGAGGCCGAGTCGGACCTGACCGCCATCAGCAAGGACCTCTCCGACCTGGAGATCCGCACGCTGCTGAGCGGCGAGTACGACCCGCGCGACGCCGTCGTCACGATCCGCTCCGGGGCAGGCGGCGTGGACGCCGCCGACTTCGCCGAGATGCTGCTGCGCATGTACACCCGCTGGGCCGAGCGCCACGAGTACCCTGTCAAGGTCCTCAACACCTCCTACGCAGAGGAGGCGGGACTGAAGTCGGTCACCTTCGAGGTCCACGCCCCCTACGCCTACGGGACCCTGAGCGTCGAGGGCGGTACGCACCGCCTGGTACGCATCAGCCCCTTCGACAACCAGGGCCGGCGCCAGACCTCCTTCGCCGCCGTCGAGGTCATCCCGCTCATCGAGTCCACCGACCACATCGACATCCCCGAGACGGACATCCGCATCGACGTCTTCCGCTCCTCGGGCCCCGGTGGCCAGAGCGTCAACACCACCGACTCCGCCGTGCGCATCACCCACCTGCCCACGGGCCTGGTGGTCTCCATGCAGGACGAGAAGTCCCAGATCCAGAACCGCGCCGCCGCCATGCGCGTCCTCCAGTCGCGACTGCTCCTGCTCAAGCAGCAGGAGGAGGACGCCAAGAAGAAGGAGCTCGCCGGGGACGTCAAGGCCTCCTGGGGCGACCAGATGCGCTCCTACGTCCTCAACCCCTACCAGATGGTCAAGGACCTGCGGACCAACTTCGAGGTCGGCAACCCTGATTCCGTCTTCGACGGCGATATCGACGGTTTCATCGACGCCGGTATCCGCTGGCGCAAGCAGCAGGAGACCGCCGAGGACTGA
- a CDS encoding LysR family transcriptional regulator, which produces MRVMPQRLSVLLAVHRAGGVVAAADILHITPSAVSQQIRLLERECGARVLDRTPTGAVLTAAGKVLAEAAERIEDELTTVRRELADLDDSVPSGVVRVGSFASAVRALLLPLLSSLATTSPELEVIVEEVEERNALSRLRRGELDLVLIERDEHTLPPAPRGMADVPLLDESWLVVVPAEQAAPSTLADLVRATWIDLAPGTAGAFALDRLERQLGTPLTMRHVAYDYDVVLAMVGQGLGCALLPELAVYSGLVPDELSVVRLPGLGVRQLVVRHRSTRTEPGPATRAVLEALLTQAQGLELG; this is translated from the coding sequence ATGCGTGTCATGCCTCAGAGACTCTCGGTTCTCTTGGCCGTCCACCGTGCCGGAGGAGTCGTCGCAGCGGCAGATATCCTTCACATCACGCCGTCCGCCGTCTCCCAGCAGATTCGCCTGTTGGAGCGCGAGTGCGGTGCCCGGGTCCTTGACCGCACGCCCACCGGGGCCGTGCTCACCGCGGCCGGGAAGGTCCTGGCGGAGGCGGCCGAACGCATCGAGGACGAGCTGACCACCGTGCGCCGTGAGCTGGCGGACCTGGACGACTCCGTCCCCTCGGGTGTGGTGCGGGTGGGCAGCTTCGCCTCCGCGGTCCGTGCGCTCCTGCTGCCCCTGCTGTCGTCGCTGGCGACCACCAGCCCGGAGCTGGAGGTGATCGTCGAGGAGGTCGAGGAGCGTAACGCCCTGTCCCGGCTGCGCCGGGGCGAGCTCGACCTGGTCCTCATCGAGCGCGACGAGCACACGCTGCCGCCGGCTCCTCGAGGCATGGCCGACGTCCCGCTGCTGGACGAGTCCTGGCTCGTCGTCGTCCCGGCCGAGCAGGCGGCACCCTCCACCTTGGCGGACCTGGTCCGCGCCACGTGGATCGATCTGGCCCCGGGGACCGCGGGCGCCTTCGCCCTGGACCGTCTCGAGCGCCAGCTGGGCACGCCCCTGACGATGCGGCACGTCGCCTACGACTACGACGTCGTCCTGGCCATGGTCGGCCAGGGCCTGGGGTGTGCGCTCCTGCCCGAGCTGGCCGTCTACTCCGGGCTCGTCCCGGACGAGCTGAGCGTGGTGCGCCTGCCCGGGCTGGGCGTGCGCCAGCTGGTGGTGCGTCACCGCTCGACCCGCACCGAGCCGGGCCCGGCCACGCGAGCGGTGCTCGAGGCGCTGCTCACCCAGGCCCAGGGCCTCGAGCTGGGGTGA